Proteins found in one Paenibacillus borealis genomic segment:
- a CDS encoding L-ribulose-5-phosphate 4-epimerase, with protein sequence MLEQLKEEVFEANLDLPKQGLIKYTWGNVSAVDRASGLFVIKPSGVSYDKMKPSDMVVVDFDGNVVEGEMRPSSDTPTHAVLYKHYPEIGGIVHTHSTWATIWAQAGLDVPVMGTTHADTFYGSVPCTRFLTQEEVDRGYEAETGHVIIETFEQRGIDIMAVPAVLLKGHGPFTWGKNAHDAVMNSVVLEEVSKMNHFARELNHFAEELPQRILDKHYLRKHGAGAYYGQK encoded by the coding sequence ATGTTAGAGCAACTGAAAGAAGAGGTATTCGAGGCCAATCTGGATCTGCCTAAGCAAGGACTCATCAAATACACCTGGGGCAATGTGAGTGCGGTGGACCGCGCAAGCGGTCTGTTCGTCATCAAGCCGAGCGGCGTCAGCTATGACAAGATGAAGCCAAGCGATATGGTCGTTGTGGATTTCGACGGCAACGTAGTTGAAGGGGAAATGAGACCTTCTTCGGATACACCGACTCACGCGGTATTGTATAAGCATTATCCGGAGATCGGCGGTATCGTGCACACGCATTCGACCTGGGCAACCATCTGGGCGCAGGCCGGGCTTGATGTTCCCGTCATGGGCACGACACATGCCGATACCTTCTATGGCTCTGTACCGTGTACCCGCTTCCTGACGCAGGAGGAGGTTGACCGTGGTTATGAAGCGGAAACCGGGCATGTGATCATTGAGACCTTTGAGCAGCGGGGCATTGATATTATGGCGGTTCCGGCGGTTTTGCTGAAAGGCCACGGCCCGTTCACCTGGGGAAAGAATGCCCATGATGCAGTGATGAACAGCGTGGTGCTGGAGGAAGTGTCCAAGATGAACCATTTTGCCCGCGAGCTGAACCATTTCGCTGAAGAATTGCCGCAGCGGATTCTGGATAAACATTATCTGCGCAAGCATGGTGCAGGCGCCTATTACGGCCAGAAATAA
- a CDS encoding xylulokinase: protein MDQNIGQAILKGETALGIEFGSTRIKAVLIDQRFGTIASGSFEWENLLEGGYWTYHLTDIIKGLQEAYRELKQEVQQKYGVTLTTVGSIGFSAMMHGYMAFDSAGGLLVPFRTWRNATTGAAAKELTDIFQFNIPERWSIAHLYQAILNGEEHVPQAEFVTTLGGYIHWLLTGSKAIGIGDASGVFPIDEATQDYNAAMVAQFDELIADKGYPWKLKDILPKVYTAGEQAGLLTEAGALILDASGDLQPGIPLCPPEGDAGTGMVATNSVRKRTGNISVGTSVFAMIVLEKDLTAVYPEIDMVTTPDGSPVGMVHANNCSSDINAWVGLFREFSEAMGFKSDPGQLFSVLFNKALEADADGGGLLSYGYFSGENITGIEKGRPLFVRSPESRFNLANFMRTHLFSAFGALKIGMDILTKQEQVSIDSILAHGGLFKTPVVGQKIVAAAMNVPVSVMATAGEGGAWGMAILAAYMQNKEQQERLDDFLDHKVFKDVEGQVIHPDEADVKGFELFMERYTAGIAIEQAAVDHLVENGRG from the coding sequence ATGGATCAGAACATCGGGCAAGCGATACTTAAGGGAGAAACTGCACTGGGTATCGAATTTGGATCCACACGTATCAAGGCAGTACTGATTGATCAGCGTTTCGGGACAATTGCATCCGGAAGCTTCGAGTGGGAGAATCTGCTTGAAGGCGGGTACTGGACGTATCATTTGACAGACATTATCAAGGGCCTGCAGGAGGCTTACCGTGAACTGAAGCAGGAAGTCCAGCAGAAATACGGTGTTACGCTTACGACCGTTGGTTCTATCGGGTTCTCGGCAATGATGCACGGATATATGGCTTTTGACAGCGCAGGCGGGCTGCTGGTTCCATTCCGGACCTGGCGTAATGCAACAACCGGTGCTGCGGCCAAAGAATTGACGGATATATTCCAATTCAACATTCCTGAACGCTGGAGCATAGCGCACCTGTATCAGGCGATACTGAACGGGGAAGAGCATGTGCCTCAGGCGGAGTTCGTAACGACGCTGGGCGGGTATATTCACTGGCTGCTGACCGGCAGCAAGGCGATCGGGATCGGCGATGCTTCAGGTGTTTTCCCGATAGATGAGGCTACGCAGGATTACAATGCAGCGATGGTTGCACAATTTGATGAACTCATTGCAGACAAGGGCTACCCTTGGAAGCTGAAAGATATTCTTCCTAAAGTTTATACTGCGGGTGAGCAGGCAGGGCTATTAACCGAAGCGGGTGCGTTAATTCTGGATGCGTCCGGGGACCTGCAGCCGGGTATTCCGCTGTGTCCTCCGGAAGGCGACGCCGGAACAGGAATGGTGGCTACGAACAGTGTCCGCAAACGGACCGGTAACATCTCTGTAGGCACTTCCGTGTTTGCAATGATCGTACTTGAGAAGGATCTTACAGCCGTATATCCGGAGATTGATATGGTAACGACTCCAGACGGCAGTCCGGTCGGCATGGTTCATGCCAACAACTGTTCCAGCGACATCAATGCCTGGGTCGGCTTGTTCCGTGAATTCTCGGAGGCGATGGGCTTTAAGTCTGACCCCGGCCAGTTGTTTAGTGTCCTGTTCAATAAGGCACTGGAGGCGGATGCTGATGGCGGAGGTCTGCTGAGCTACGGGTATTTCTCGGGTGAGAATATCACCGGGATCGAGAAGGGCCGGCCATTGTTTGTGCGTTCACCGGAGAGCCGCTTCAATCTGGCCAACTTCATGCGGACGCATTTATTCTCCGCTTTTGGCGCACTGAAGATCGGAATGGATATTCTGACCAAGCAAGAACAGGTATCCATCGACAGCATTCTGGCTCACGGCGGGCTGTTCAAAACTCCTGTTGTCGGGCAAAAAATCGTGGCCGCTGCAATGAACGTCCCTGTCTCTGTCATGGCAACAGCCGGAGAAGGCGGCGCATGGGGGATGGCAATTCTGGCTGCATACATGCAGAACAAAGAGCAGCAGGAGCGTCTCGACGATTTCCTCGATCACAAGGTATTCAAGGATGTTGAAGGGCAAGTCATTCATCCGGATGAAGCAGATGTTAAGGGCTTCGAGCTGTTCATGGAACGTTACACTGCAGGAATTGCGATCGAGCAGGCTGCTGTAGATCATCTGGTAGAGAACGGGAGGGGTTAA